From a region of the Fischerella sp. JS2 genome:
- a CDS encoding MFS transporter produces the protein MISIKSLNKLVLLGSLYLSQFMPFWFLYQALPVFMRQKGLSLEAISLLPLLSLPITLKFLWSPLIDRYGFTRWGHYRFWIICFQLLIACITAVSAWLDVERNFNALLVCMTIICLSSASQDIATDALAVGLLEPQERGLGNAVQSAGGSLGAAIGGGGMLILLNYWGWTASLQILAVMMFVALIPLFWHQEQVKNKQVALDSVTNERYTNLIDLVSTSSTSATKSITNRGTNFLLPISYLKTFINFCTSPGIGNWLLLLLLYSASSSMAATMFRPLLVDIGLSLADIGWLMGIVNTVAAILGGITAGFLIAPWGRKRSLTIFSLLWAMSMAAYLLPAFGMTSLFALYLVVICTEFTGGMIGTTTFTMMMDKATSESPGTDYTIQTSVGVFGSIAGAALSGVLAQATGYRGVFAISLAIAIISVLMISKVFNFTRQPRV, from the coding sequence GTGATTAGCATTAAAAGTCTAAACAAACTTGTGTTGCTCGGTAGTTTGTATCTATCACAGTTCATGCCATTTTGGTTTTTGTACCAGGCTCTACCTGTGTTCATGCGTCAAAAGGGGCTTTCTCTGGAAGCGATTAGTTTACTGCCATTGCTTTCTCTTCCCATCACGTTGAAATTTCTTTGGTCGCCCTTGATTGACCGCTATGGATTTACGCGCTGGGGACACTATCGCTTCTGGATTATTTGTTTTCAACTGCTGATTGCTTGTATCACAGCCGTTAGTGCTTGGCTGGATGTTGAACGCAACTTTAATGCATTGCTGGTCTGTATGACAATCATATGTCTATCTAGTGCCAGTCAAGATATTGCTACCGATGCCCTTGCTGTGGGGTTACTAGAGCCTCAGGAACGAGGTTTGGGGAATGCAGTGCAAAGTGCAGGTGGATCTCTTGGTGCAGCTATCGGTGGAGGAGGAATGCTAATTTTGTTGAATTATTGGGGGTGGACTGCCAGTCTACAAATTTTGGCAGTGATGATGTTTGTCGCACTGATACCACTTTTTTGGCATCAAGAGCAGGTAAAGAACAAACAGGTTGCATTAGATAGTGTCACAAATGAGCGATACACGAATCTCATAGATCTGGTATCTACTTCATCTACATCTGCTACAAAGTCTATTACCAACCGTGGTACCAACTTTCTACTCCCTATTTCTTACTTGAAGACATTCATCAACTTTTGCACTAGCCCAGGTATAGGAAACTGGTTGCTACTGTTACTGTTGTATTCAGCAAGCAGCAGTATGGCAGCTACTATGTTTCGTCCTCTGCTAGTAGATATTGGACTTTCCCTAGCAGATATTGGTTGGCTGATGGGAATTGTAAATACTGTTGCTGCGATACTTGGCGGGATTACCGCAGGTTTTTTGATTGCCCCTTGGGGACGAAAGCGATCGCTAACTATATTTAGTTTACTGTGGGCAATGAGTATGGCTGCTTATCTACTTCCTGCATTTGGCATGACTAGTTTATTTGCTCTTTATCTTGTGGTAATCTGCACAGAGTTTACTGGTGGAATGATTGGCACAACTACATTCACCATGATGATGGATAAAGCCACCTCAGAATCGCCCGGTACTGATTATACTATCCAAACATCAGTCGGTGTCTTTGGTAGTATTGCTGGAGCTGCGCTCAGTGGTGTTCTTGCCCAAGCAACTGGTTATCGGGGAGTCTTTGCGATCAGTTTGGCGATCGCGATAATTAGCGTTTTAATGATTTCCAAAGTCTTTAACTTCACAAGGCAACCAAGAGTTTAA
- the tnpA gene encoding IS200/IS605 family transposase: MLLTAISRQYIYNYGFRSVYRLNAHIVLVVKYRRKAINAEILNRLKEIITDTLKKWDCELLEFNGEADHVHLLIDYKPDKPLSTLIGNIKTVSSRLIRKEFPWLAKKYFYNKPYFWTGAYFVASCGGVTVEQLKNYVENL; encoded by the coding sequence ATACTGCTTACCGCTATCTCTCGTCAATATATTTACAATTATGGTTTTAGGTCTGTTTACAGACTTAACGCTCATATCGTCTTAGTTGTAAAGTACCGCAGAAAAGCTATTAATGCAGAAATACTAAACAGACTAAAAGAAATAATCACAGATACCCTAAAAAAATGGGACTGTGAGTTGTTAGAGTTCAATGGTGAAGCAGACCATGTACATTTATTAATTGACTACAAACCAGACAAACCACTCTCAACACTGATTGGAAATATTAAAACAGTGAGCAGTAGATTAATTCGTAAAGAGTTTCCTTGGTTGGCTAAAAAATACTTCTATAATAAGCCTTACTTTTGGACTGGTGCGTATTTTGTAGCTAGTTGTGGAGGTGTCACGGTTGAACAATTAAAAAATTACGTTGAGAACCTTTGA
- a CDS encoding NAD-dependent epimerase/dehydratase family protein, giving the protein MLSDRAAGEYSSSIFHEDIPRPIRFEKIGRVAIDTHVIIGVTREVYSVVLCPCLIYGHGTGLHTESIQVPRMIAVAKKYRAARYIGKGENVWSTVHIDDLVNAYLLALEKASAGSFFFLTLPR; this is encoded by the coding sequence GTGTTGAGCGATCGCGCGGCTGGTGAATATAGTTCCAGCATTTTTCATGAAGATATTCCACGTCCTATTCGTTTTGAAAAAATTGGACGAGTGGCGATTGATACTCATGTGATTATAGGTGTTACTCGGGAAGTATATTCTGTAGTTTTATGTCCCTGCTTAATCTATGGTCATGGGACAGGTTTACATACCGAAAGCATTCAAGTCCCTCGGATGATTGCAGTTGCAAAGAAATATCGGGCAGCTAGATACATTGGTAAAGGAGAAAATGTTTGGTCAACCGTCCATATTGACGATCTTGTGAATGCCTACTTGCTTGCACTTGAAAAAGCTTCTGCTGGATCATTCTTTTTCTTGACACTCCCCCGCTAA
- a CDS encoding transposase — protein MITVFDGETCYKVDPIKPTRKYAKRLRIRQKSLSRKVKGSNNRRKAVKVVARVHEKISNTRFSP, from the coding sequence TTGATAACTGTGTTTGATGGTGAAACCTGTTATAAGGTTGACCCAATCAAACCCACGAGAAAATATGCCAAACGACTACGAATTAGACAGAAATCTCTGTCTCGTAAAGTTAAAGGGTCTAACAATAGGCGTAAAGCAGTTAAAGTAGTTGCTAGGGTTCACGAAAAAATATCTAATACAAGATTTTCTCCATAA
- a CDS encoding ABC transporter ATP-binding protein: protein MTITTKFLRLANKPKNSTYPLQRLLNYARRYHQQIWQATSFSIINTILDLAPPWLIGTAVDILVKQQDSIIGKLGIKNIVSQFLLLSFLTVIIWIFESLSQYAYDRIWRNLAQNIQHDLRLDTYNHVQELDSAYFEESSTGGLMSILNDDINQLEYFLNFGANVLIQISTSIIILTVGAFWILPTSITVAVLLPMPFIVWGSFAYQKRLETRYADVREKVSFLNARLANNLSGINTIKSFTAEEYESARLAGESEAYRKSNSKAIKLSAAFIPLIRMLVLVGFTALLFWGGMVTYAGKISIGNYSVLLVLVQRLLWPLVNLGEIFDKYQRSMASVNRVMNLLDAPINITRGDISLHIAQVRGEIDFKQVTFTYYNRKPVIKKLSLHIPSGKTIAIIGSTGSGKSTLVKLLLRFYDISSGTITIDGIDIQKLNLYDLRRSIGLVSQDLFLFHGTVAENIAYGTCDANDEQIIKAAKIAEAHEFIMQLPQGYETIVGERGQKLSGGQRQRIAIARAVLKNPPILVLDEATSAVDNETEAAIQRSLERITANRTTIAIAHRLSTIRNADRIYVMEHGELVESGTHEELLDRNGIYANLWRVQSGVKSRSQNI from the coding sequence ATGACAATAACAACAAAATTTCTGAGATTAGCTAACAAGCCTAAAAATTCAACTTATCCTTTACAACGCTTGCTCAATTATGCAAGACGGTATCACCAACAAATTTGGCAAGCAACATCCTTTTCAATCATTAATACAATTTTAGACTTAGCACCACCGTGGTTGATTGGTACTGCGGTAGATATTCTCGTCAAGCAGCAAGATTCCATAATTGGCAAGTTGGGAATTAAAAATATAGTTTCGCAATTTTTGCTGCTCTCATTTCTTACGGTGATTATCTGGATATTTGAATCGCTTTCTCAGTATGCCTATGATCGAATATGGCGTAATTTAGCCCAGAATATTCAACATGATCTTCGTTTGGATACATACAATCATGTCCAAGAATTAGATTCAGCTTACTTTGAAGAAAGTAGCACTGGTGGCTTGATGTCAATTCTCAATGATGATATTAACCAGTTAGAATATTTTTTGAATTTTGGAGCAAATGTACTCATTCAGATTAGCACCTCAATCATCATTTTAACAGTTGGTGCTTTCTGGATTTTACCTACCTCCATTACTGTAGCTGTATTATTGCCAATGCCATTTATTGTTTGGGGGTCTTTTGCTTATCAAAAACGTCTAGAAACTCGTTATGCTGATGTGCGGGAAAAGGTAAGTTTTCTGAACGCACGACTAGCAAATAATCTCAGTGGAATTAATACAATTAAAAGTTTTACTGCTGAAGAATATGAAAGTGCGAGATTGGCAGGCGAAAGTGAAGCATATAGAAAAAGTAACTCTAAAGCAATTAAACTGTCGGCTGCTTTTATTCCCTTAATCAGAATGCTAGTTTTAGTAGGGTTCACAGCCTTATTATTTTGGGGAGGTATGGTAACATATGCAGGTAAGATATCTATTGGCAATTACAGCGTTTTACTCGTTTTAGTACAGAGATTATTGTGGCCTTTAGTAAACTTGGGAGAAATATTTGATAAATATCAAAGGTCAATGGCTTCTGTCAATCGTGTGATGAATTTGTTAGATGCTCCTATTAACATTACTAGGGGAGATATATCTTTACATATTGCTCAAGTACGTGGTGAAATTGACTTCAAGCAAGTTACCTTCACCTATTACAATCGAAAACCAGTAATTAAAAAACTATCCTTACATATTCCTTCAGGTAAAACTATTGCGATCATTGGTTCTACAGGTTCCGGGAAAAGCACTTTAGTGAAACTATTATTGCGATTTTATGATATTTCTTCTGGAACGATTACTATTGATGGTATTGATATCCAAAAATTAAATTTATATGATTTGCGTCGCAGTATCGGGTTAGTCAGTCAGGATTTATTTTTATTTCATGGTACTGTTGCTGAAAATATCGCTTACGGGACTTGTGATGCTAATGACGAACAAATAATTAAAGCTGCCAAAATCGCCGAAGCTCATGAATTTATTATGCAGTTACCCCAAGGTTATGAAACGATAGTCGGAGAACGGGGTCAAAAATTATCGGGTGGACAACGGCAAAGAATTGCGATCGCCAGGGCTGTTTTAAAAAATCCGCCAATATTAGTTTTAGATGAAGCTACATCGGCGGTGGACAATGAAACTGAAGCGGCAATTCAGCGTTCCTTGGAAAGAATTACTGCCAACAGGACGACGATAGCTATAGCCCATCGTCTTTCTACGATTCGTAATGCCGATCGCATTTATGTGATGGAACATGGAGAATTGGTTGAGTCGGGAACCCATGAGGAATTGTTAGACCGAAATGGGATTTATGCTAATTTGTGGCGAGTGCAGTCAGGGGTGAAATCAAGAAGCCAAAATATATAA
- a CDS encoding ABC transporter permease has translation MTPQEPDVMLNGWVDKRPAHQNNIICAIAQLIRKTLVVAELEVRKLRHDPYDLLIRGVQPALWLLVFGQVFTRTRAIETGNLSYLEFMAPGILAQSVLFMAIFTGGMTLIWERDLGIVHKFLASPTPRAAMVLGKALGCGVRCLSQIVIIYGLALLLGVKLNLSPLALLQVLVIVLLGAGCFCIFSLIIGCLVKTRERFTGIGQLLTMPLFFASNAIYPISLMPNWLQFISHVNPLTYQVDALRGTMLANGSSLYGFGLDCIILLLTLIGLTIICGKLYPRVAM, from the coding sequence ATGACACCGCAAGAACCAGACGTAATGCTCAACGGTTGGGTTGACAAAAGACCAGCTCATCAAAACAATATTATCTGTGCGATCGCTCAACTAATCAGGAAAACTCTTGTTGTCGCTGAACTAGAAGTACGTAAACTCCGCCACGATCCTTACGATTTACTAATACGAGGTGTACAGCCTGCATTATGGCTATTAGTCTTTGGACAAGTCTTCACCCGCACTCGTGCTATTGAGACAGGGAACTTATCTTATTTGGAGTTTATGGCTCCTGGTATTCTCGCTCAAAGTGTGCTGTTTATGGCAATTTTCACTGGTGGTATGACGCTGATTTGGGAGCGAGATTTGGGAATTGTGCATAAATTCCTCGCTAGTCCTACACCTCGTGCCGCGATGGTGTTGGGTAAAGCTCTAGGTTGTGGTGTACGATGCTTATCACAGATAGTAATCATTTATGGATTGGCACTGCTGTTAGGTGTCAAGTTAAATCTCAGTCCCTTAGCTTTACTTCAAGTATTAGTAATTGTGCTGTTAGGTGCTGGTTGTTTTTGCATTTTCTCGCTGATCATTGGCTGTCTAGTAAAAACCCGAGAACGATTTACCGGAATTGGGCAATTGTTGACTATGCCATTATTTTTCGCTAGCAATGCCATCTATCCCATATCACTCATGCCAAACTGGTTGCAGTTCATTTCCCATGTCAACCCCTTGACTTACCAAGTTGATGCTCTACGCGGTACGATGCTAGCAAATGGCTCTAGTCTATATGGGTTTGGTCTAGATTGTATAATTCTCTTGCTAACATTGATAGGCTTAACAATCATCTGTGGAAAACTTTATCCACGGGTGGCGATGTAA
- a CDS encoding pyridoxal phosphate-dependent aminotransferase — translation MTPTGKQKISDRANQFTESVIREMTRMALQYDAVNLAQGFPDFPCPPQLKQAACEAIQEDINQYAITWGDKAFRHAIAEKLHWYLGLDIDPERQITVTCGSTEAMAAVMLATLNPGDEVIVFEPYYENYGPDTILASATPRYVSLHPPDWTFDQAQLRRAFNERTKAIIINTPHNPTGKVFSCAELTLIAELCQQWDVLVFTDEIYEHILYDGTQHIAMATLPGMSERTVTINGLSKTYSVTGWRVGYILANPELTGAIRKVHDFLTVGAPAPLQRAGVAAMQLPVNYYEELAKLYQQKRDNILQILDVVGIPCFVPKGAYYVFADISRFGYNNAMEFTEYLIKEIGVAVVPGSSFFSQSEAGRKFIRFCFSKKPETLAKAKERLLKLHSVLQAAN, via the coding sequence GTGACTCCAACAGGAAAGCAGAAAATTTCAGATAGAGCAAACCAGTTCACAGAGTCAGTCATTCGCGAAATGACTAGAATGGCATTGCAATACGATGCTGTGAATTTGGCACAGGGATTTCCTGATTTTCCTTGTCCACCCCAGTTAAAACAGGCAGCTTGCGAAGCAATTCAGGAAGACATTAATCAGTACGCAATTACCTGGGGCGATAAAGCCTTTCGTCATGCGATTGCAGAAAAACTCCATTGGTACTTGGGCTTAGATATTGATCCGGAACGACAAATTACCGTCACCTGTGGTTCAACAGAAGCAATGGCAGCTGTCATGCTGGCAACTCTAAATCCAGGTGACGAAGTGATTGTGTTTGAACCGTATTATGAAAACTACGGGCCTGATACGATTTTAGCCAGTGCAACTCCTCGTTACGTCTCGCTGCATCCACCCGACTGGACATTTGATCAAGCACAACTGCGTCGCGCATTTAATGAACGCACCAAAGCCATTATCATTAATACACCCCATAACCCAACCGGGAAAGTATTTTCTTGTGCAGAACTAACTTTAATCGCTGAACTTTGTCAGCAGTGGGATGTGTTGGTATTTACAGACGAAATCTATGAACACATTCTCTATGACGGAACGCAGCATATTGCAATGGCAACTTTGCCAGGCATGTCTGAGCGAACTGTTACTATTAATGGTCTTTCCAAGACTTACAGTGTGACTGGTTGGCGAGTTGGTTATATTCTGGCAAACCCAGAATTAACAGGAGCAATTCGTAAGGTTCATGACTTTCTCACCGTTGGCGCACCTGCACCTTTGCAAAGAGCAGGAGTAGCAGCCATGCAACTTCCTGTGAATTATTATGAAGAACTAGCAAAGCTTTATCAGCAAAAGCGAGACAATATCTTGCAAATTTTGGATGTGGTGGGAATTCCTTGTTTTGTACCCAAAGGAGCCTACTATGTGTTTGCGGATATCTCGCGTTTTGGTTACAACAATGCTATGGAATTTACTGAATATTTAATTAAAGAGATTGGTGTGGCTGTGGTTCCCGGTTCTAGCTTTTTCTCACAATCAGAGGCGGGTAGAAAGTTTATCAGGTTCTGTTTTAGTAAGAAGCCAGAAACTTTGGCAAAGGCAAAAGAGCGATTGTTGAAGTTGCACTCAGTTTTACAAGCTGCCAATTAA
- a CDS encoding RNA-guided endonuclease TnpB family protein: MLGFTKKYLIQDFLHKLSRNLCDENQVIVAEKLCVKGLARTKFAKSIHDAGFGMLLNFISYKLNRQGSKFVQLDRFFPCSKLCSCCGHKNDFLNLSIREWICPSCQTPHDRDENASRNLRTQRIRILSANTVGHTEVQACGEAVRLVGTCAKKRQCGLGVSPSRVTAVRVSEKQESPATLRSN, translated from the coding sequence TTGCTAGGGTTCACGAAAAAATATCTAATACAAGATTTTCTCCATAAACTCTCACGAAACTTATGTGATGAAAACCAAGTCATAGTAGCTGAGAAGCTTTGTGTTAAGGGATTAGCTCGTACCAAATTCGCCAAATCAATACATGATGCTGGTTTTGGTATGCTGCTTAATTTCATCAGCTACAAACTAAACAGACAAGGGAGTAAATTTGTTCAACTTGACAGATTCTTTCCCTGTTCAAAGCTTTGTTCATGTTGCGGTCATAAAAATGATTTTCTGAATTTAAGTATCCGTGAGTGGATTTGTCCGAGTTGCCAAACACCCCATGACAGGGATGAAAATGCTTCACGAAACTTGAGGACACAACGGATAAGAATATTGTCAGCAAATACTGTGGGACACACAGAAGTTCAAGCTTGTGGAGAAGCAGTAAGACTCGTTGGCACTTGTGCCAAAAAGAGGCAGTGCGGTCTTGGGGTTTCCCCAAGTAGAGTAACTGCCGTGCGTGTTTCTGAGAAGCAAGAATCTCCCGCTACATTGCGAAGCAATTAG
- a CDS encoding AMIN domain-containing protein → MKPEQFVHSFLFTVSVVMLIATPAQGEQITDKDKDVKSSFSHTETGESSNQALPLLSKNQAVEPIRKIRQLSEIIQPLTNAQMLVQPSTLSQAGSSEVIQITGVRVNPTDKGVEITLETSSGDKLQVSPKSEGNTYIADIPNAQLRLAKGDAFRQENPVAGITEITVSNQDANTIRVVVIGEVGLPQVELFDSDEGLIFGFVTAPASTASPQEPGTAQTPEAQPQQEPETAQTPPSQEPSEGETPPLEGETQPEQPAAETDQPIELVVTGEEDGYNAPNATTGTRTDTRIFDIPQSVQVVPKKVIEDQQVIR, encoded by the coding sequence ATGAAACCAGAGCAATTCGTTCACAGCTTTTTGTTCACAGTCTCAGTTGTCATGTTAATTGCAACTCCTGCCCAAGGAGAGCAGATAACAGATAAAGATAAAGATGTAAAATCCTCTTTTTCACATACTGAAACTGGTGAGAGTTCCAATCAAGCATTACCGCTACTTTCTAAAAACCAGGCTGTAGAACCGATTAGAAAAATTCGGCAACTGAGTGAGATAATCCAACCTCTGACCAATGCCCAAATGTTGGTGCAGCCGTCTACACTTAGTCAAGCAGGTTCATCAGAAGTTATACAAATAACTGGTGTCCGGGTTAATCCTACTGATAAAGGTGTAGAGATAACTTTAGAAACTTCTTCAGGAGATAAGTTACAAGTATCGCCGAAAAGCGAAGGTAATACATATATTGCTGACATTCCCAATGCTCAACTAAGGTTAGCTAAGGGTGATGCATTCCGTCAGGAAAATCCAGTTGCAGGAATTACTGAAATCACGGTTAGTAACCAAGATGCGAATACTATCCGGGTGGTGGTAATAGGTGAGGTGGGTTTGCCACAAGTCGAATTATTTGACAGTGACGAGGGTTTAATTTTTGGCTTTGTAACAGCACCAGCTTCTACTGCTTCTCCACAGGAACCAGGAACAGCACAAACACCTGAAGCACAGCCACAACAAGAGCCAGAAACAGCACAAACGCCTCCGTCTCAAGAACCATCAGAAGGTGAAACACCACCGCTAGAGGGTGAAACTCAACCAGAACAACCAGCCGCTGAGACAGATCAGCCAATTGAACTAGTGGTGACGGGCGAGGAAGATGGATATAACGCACCCAACGCTACCACTGGTACTAGAACCGATACTCGCATCTTCGATATTCCTCAATCAGTTCAAGTTGTGCCTAAAAAGGTGATTGAGGATCAACAAGTGATTCGTTGA
- a CDS encoding ABC transporter ATP-binding protein produces MTKLTGKTDWSTSVNTPNSSILSTRGLTRRFDKFTAVDNLNISVAPGEVFGLLGPNGAGKSTVIKMLTTLLLPSAGQATLAGYDMTHQSDAVRRVIGYVPQALSADGSLTGYENLLIFAKLYDVSSKRRQQRIHDVLEFMGLHSVAHRLVRTYSGGMIRKLEIAQSILHRPQILFLDEPTVGLDPVARTQVWQLVQELHANYGTTIFLTTHFLEEADSLCNRVTIMNQSKEVVTGTPQELKAAIAKPNATLDDVFIYYTGDELALGVSYHDTARTRRNAQRLG; encoded by the coding sequence GTGACTAAACTGACGGGAAAAACTGATTGGTCAACGTCCGTAAACACTCCAAACTCGTCTATATTGTCAACTCGGGGACTCACGCGCCGCTTTGACAAGTTCACAGCAGTTGATAACTTAAATATTTCCGTAGCACCTGGAGAAGTATTTGGCTTGCTAGGACCCAATGGAGCCGGCAAAAGTACAGTAATTAAGATGTTGACAACCCTGTTACTACCAAGCGCTGGTCAGGCAACTCTAGCTGGCTATGATATGACTCATCAATCTGATGCAGTTAGAAGAGTCATCGGTTATGTACCCCAAGCTCTTTCTGCTGATGGCAGCCTTACAGGCTACGAGAATCTTTTAATTTTTGCCAAGTTGTATGATGTTTCATCGAAGCGACGCCAACAGCGCATCCATGATGTGCTGGAGTTCATGGGTTTGCACTCAGTAGCCCATCGTTTGGTCAGAACTTACTCTGGCGGCATGATTCGCAAGCTAGAAATAGCCCAATCTATCTTACATCGACCGCAGATTTTGTTTTTAGATGAGCCAACAGTAGGACTTGATCCAGTTGCTCGTACTCAGGTTTGGCAACTTGTGCAAGAACTCCATGCTAACTATGGCACAACTATATTTTTAACTACCCACTTTTTAGAAGAAGCTGATAGTTTGTGTAACCGCGTGACAATTATGAACCAGAGTAAGGAAGTTGTCACTGGCACACCTCAAGAATTAAAAGCTGCGATCGCTAAACCAAACGCAACCTTAGATGATGTGTTTATTTACTACACAGGGGATGAATTAGCATTGGGAGTTAGTTACCATGACACCGCAAGAACCAGACGTAATGCTCAACGGTTGGGTTGA
- a CDS encoding helix-turn-helix domain-containing protein: MLDVLKVRIYPNKEQEISLAKSFGCSRFVWNFYLNKTNTQYEETGKGMTYCQMAKDLTQLKKLTNYKWLQEPTAAVLQQSLKNLESAFKNFFSKSTGFPKFKNKHSK, encoded by the coding sequence ATGTTAGACGTACTGAAGGTCAGAATTTATCCCAACAAAGAGCAAGAAATATCTTTAGCTAAAAGCTTTGGATGTTCTCGCTTTGTTTGGAATTTCTACCTCAATAAAACCAATACTCAATACGAAGAAACGGGTAAAGGTATGACTTACTGCCAGATGGCTAAAGACCTTACCCAATTGAAGAAACTAACTAATTATAAATGGCTACAAGAACCAACTGCTGCTGTTCTACAACAGTCACTCAAGAATTTGGAATCTGCGTTTAAAAACTTTTTCTCTAAAAGTACTGGATTTCCAAAATTCAAGAACAAGCACTCTAAGTAA
- a CDS encoding MarR family transcriptional regulator, with amino-acid sequence MKLGKTSQECAARVMETIPLLMRFIRADMRTHSADSLSIPQLRSLAFLKRNPGASLSEVAEHLGVTCATASTTIERLVQRHLVQRTDHPQERRRVVLNLTEEGKQLLEQSQQKTRAHIAEILKDLTPEQVSQIEEGLALLKNVFEQTEVPKAP; translated from the coding sequence ATGAAGCTCGGTAAAACTTCTCAAGAATGTGCCGCTAGAGTAATGGAAACAATTCCACTATTAATGCGGTTTATCCGAGCTGATATGCGGACTCACAGTGCTGACTCTTTGTCTATACCTCAGCTGCGATCGCTAGCATTTCTCAAGCGCAATCCTGGCGCTTCATTATCTGAGGTAGCAGAACATCTCGGCGTCACTTGTGCTACCGCATCAACAACAATAGAACGACTAGTACAACGCCATCTGGTACAACGCACCGATCATCCCCAAGAACGGCGACGAGTTGTTCTCAATTTAACTGAAGAAGGTAAGCAACTTCTTGAGCAATCTCAACAAAAAACTCGCGCTCATATTGCTGAAATTTTAAAAGATTTGACACCAGAACAAGTATCACAAATTGAAGAAGGTTTGGCTCTACTCAAAAATGTCTTCGAGCAAACAGAAGTTCCCAAAGCTCCTTAA
- a CDS encoding MFS transporter, protein MSSSKQKFPKLLKTEVAQQDPFAALRYRDYRLFTIGRVLLFTGSQMQTIAIGWELYERTNSAMVLGGVGLAQVLPMIALTLIAGHVADKSDRKHTMLLSIMLLVLCSLALAVISYYQGSVVLVYTFLLLTGIARAFLKPASDALMWQLIPKSIFTNAATWNSISFQLATVIGPALGGFAIAILGSATRVYVLAAIASFLCFALTVAIKDQKTTFTKEPISLKALSAGAKFVWQNQVILAAITLDLFAVLLGGAVALLPIFAKDILQVGPVELGYLQAAPSIGALIMAVALAHLPPLRKPGPALLWSVVGFGIVTIIFGLSRWFWLSLLMLALSGALDSISVVIRHTLVQIRTPNHLRGRVAAINSVFISASNELGGFESGLTAALFGPVISVVGGGIGTIIVVIATAMIWPEIRKLGALHEYE, encoded by the coding sequence ATGTCTTCGAGCAAACAGAAGTTCCCAAAGCTCCTTAAAACAGAAGTTGCACAACAAGATCCCTTTGCAGCCCTAAGATATCGAGATTATCGACTATTTACAATTGGGCGTGTACTCCTGTTTACAGGTTCACAAATGCAGACTATAGCGATTGGTTGGGAACTGTATGAACGTACCAACTCAGCTATGGTGTTAGGTGGGGTGGGGCTGGCGCAAGTTCTGCCGATGATTGCTCTGACTTTGATTGCCGGACATGTCGCCGACAAGAGCGATCGCAAACACACCATGTTACTTTCCATCATGTTGCTAGTGCTTTGCTCGCTGGCTTTGGCTGTTATTTCCTACTATCAGGGTTCAGTTGTTCTGGTTTATACCTTCTTACTGTTAACAGGCATTGCTAGAGCGTTCTTGAAACCTGCCAGTGATGCTTTGATGTGGCAATTGATACCAAAAAGTATTTTTACTAATGCTGCCACTTGGAATAGTATAAGCTTTCAGCTAGCAACAGTAATTGGGCCGGCCTTAGGAGGATTTGCGATCGCTATTTTGGGAAGTGCCACAAGGGTATATGTGTTAGCGGCGATCGCATCATTTTTGTGTTTTGCTTTAACAGTAGCAATTAAAGACCAAAAAACTACTTTTACCAAAGAACCAATATCCCTAAAAGCTTTATCTGCTGGTGCAAAGTTTGTCTGGCAGAACCAGGTTATTTTAGCAGCAATCACCTTGGATCTGTTTGCTGTCTTGCTAGGGGGTGCAGTTGCACTATTACCCATTTTTGCTAAAGATATTTTGCAGGTAGGCCCAGTCGAGTTGGGATATCTACAAGCAGCTCCATCTATAGGTGCATTAATTATGGCAGTGGCTTTGGCACACTTACCACCGTTACGCAAACCTGGGCCAGCTTTACTGTGGTCGGTGGTTGGTTTTGGTATCGTCACGATAATCTTTGGGCTATCTCGTTGGTTTTGGCTATCACTGCTGATGCTGGCATTAAGTGGGGCTTTGGATAGTATCAGCGTTGTAATTCGCCATACTTTAGTGCAGATTCGCACACCTAATCATTTACGCGGTCGAGTTGCTGCCATTAACAGCGTATTTATCAGTGCCTCAAATGAGTTGGGAGGTTTTGAGTCAGGTTTAACTGCTGCATTATTCGGCCCAGTAATCTCTGTGGTTGGTGGGGGAATTGGTACAATTATCGTGGTAATTGCAACAGCTATGATTTGGCCAGAAATTCGGAAGTTAGGGGCGTTGCATGAGTATGAATAA